One Methanolobus sp. WCC4 DNA segment encodes these proteins:
- a CDS encoding NAD-dependent epimerase/dehydratase family protein, translating into MQLESNLKNKKILVTGGAGFIGSHIVDILMKEECKVIVFDNLSSGYTEFIEHHTGNPNFEFINGNLLTPHEINMACNDIDFVFHVAANPDVKLGAVDTKVHFDQNITATYNLLEAMRKNNVTNIVFTSTSTVYGEAEIIPTPENYGPLIPISLYGASKLACEALITSYSHTFDMKSWIFRFANIIGERSTHGIIVDFIQKLKDNPHELDILGDGRQSKSYLHVSECVKAIMFALNNSNEAVNIFNVGSEDTINATEIGEIVVDEMGLEDVEFTYTGGKRGWKGDVPRMLLGIDKLKDTGWVPEYSSRRSVKETVKSLICR; encoded by the coding sequence ATGCAACTCGAATCAAACCTCAAGAACAAAAAAATACTTGTCACCGGCGGTGCAGGATTCATCGGTAGCCATATTGTTGACATATTGATGAAAGAAGAGTGCAAAGTCATAGTTTTTGATAACTTAAGTTCGGGATACACGGAGTTTATTGAACATCACACAGGAAATCCCAATTTTGAGTTCATAAATGGAAATCTGCTCACACCCCATGAAATAAACATGGCATGTAATGACATTGATTTTGTATTTCATGTCGCAGCAAATCCTGATGTGAAGTTAGGGGCAGTTGACACAAAAGTGCACTTTGACCAGAACATCACAGCAACCTACAATCTGCTTGAAGCAATGCGCAAGAACAATGTAACAAACATTGTTTTCACTTCCACATCGACAGTCTATGGTGAAGCAGAGATTATACCCACACCTGAGAACTACGGACCATTGATACCAATATCACTGTATGGTGCATCTAAACTTGCATGTGAAGCACTCATTACATCCTATTCACATACATTCGACATGAAATCATGGATATTCAGGTTTGCGAATATCATCGGAGAACGAAGTACACACGGAATAATTGTTGATTTTATTCAAAAGCTCAAGGACAATCCACATGAACTTGATATTCTTGGTGATGGCAGACAATCCAAATCATATCTGCATGTAAGTGAATGCGTCAAAGCGATAATGTTCGCTTTAAATAATAGCAATGAAGCAGTCAATATATTCAATGTAGGTTCCGAAGACACGATAAATGCTACAGAGATCGGTGAGATTGTTGTTGATGAAATGGGACTTGAAGATGTTGAGTTTACATACACTGGCGGAAAGCGGGGATGGAAAGGTGATGTTCCACGAATGTTGCTTGGAATTGATAAATTGAAAGATACAGGGTGGGTTCCTGAATATTCGTCACGGAGAAGCGTAAAGGAAACAGTGAAATCCCTGATTTGCAGATGA